The Pelodiscus sinensis isolate JC-2024 chromosome 24, ASM4963464v1, whole genome shotgun sequence genomic interval GGATGGCATTGTCTAAGAGAGAGGGACCGATGCTGGTGAGACACCAGTAGGAATGGACGGACAGACACCTCTTAAAACGGCAGTGCACTGCAGTCGAGCTAGGGGAAGGGAGATAtaggtttgcccccccccccccccccactctgccccatgACCAGTACCACAAACTTACATGCAGTTCCCTGTGCCCAAGCACAACCCCCTCTCCAGGTGCAGGGGCAAGTCTCCATGGCTCATTAGCTTCTTCGCACCTGTATGAGGGGAGCCACTTCCCTTCAGTCAGGATATGAGTCCATGGGATCGGAGTGGAAAGGGGAGACCCTCTCCCAAACAAGAGGACCGCACCCCAAAATGACTGGCTCTCAGAAGGGAGTGGGTGGGGTCCAATAGGTTGGAGCTGGGGGATTGTGGGCCATGACTTCTGGGTTCTCCCCCAGCCTGGCGGGGGAGTCCGGGAGCTAGGAGCTCTGGGTTCTGTCTCAgccccaggaggggctggggactagcaGTTACAGCAGGAGCTGACTCCTACCTGGATGACTTCTGTAGGCGCCTGGTGAGTTGTCCAGGATGACAATGCTGGACAGGTCGCTATGTACGACTGAGAGGTCCTTAATGTAGCTTCCCAGCTCCAAAGTgcagtgctggagggaagcacaggggaggggtgagcagctgggatcccctgcagcccccccaccagtGCCCCAGCCTGCATTCCTCCCACCTGGGCCccagctgcctcttcctgcctcctcccagccagctggccagcctCCCTTAGCCCAGCAGCCCACTGTCCAGTTAGCCCCCAGCATTTTTGCCAGGAGGCGGCAAGCCAccatcctgctcccccttctctgcTCTCCATTGCCTTGCCCCCAGCTCCCCATAGCCCTTCCCCTGAACTCCTCAACTCTGCTCTCTAAAGTAATGCTCCTAGCTCCCTCTAAGCTCCGCCCCAAACTTACCCCACTCTGGTCTTCAAAGCCCTACCCCCTGCTCCAAGCCCCAcctttccttcccctttccttctaCTCTGCTACCTTTTGAAATCCTGCTTCCTACACCCTGCCCCTCACTCACCTGCCGGTAATACCTCCTCCCTAGGATACTCCGGTTATTGTCCAACTTGTCGGCCACGGCAGAGCCATAGATCTCCATGCTGGCTGTAAACACCACTAGCTCGTACCATTGGCTCACCTGGATAGAGGGTAAAGCAGAGAGAGGATAGAGacctcagcctcctcctgggaCAAGAGCTCCCAGCCAGTGACACCCATGGCCACCTGAGAGAACGGCACTGCCTGTGGGCGTGCATGCATTGTTACAGAGGTCAATCTGGGGACGTGCAGGGGTGACTAGGTTAGAACAAGGGGGCTGGCAGACAGAACTCCTGTGTTCCATCCCTTGGCCTTATCGGCTTGCTTGGGTAAGTCCctaccactctgtgcctcagtttccacacacACAGTTGGCCTAGACTGATTTCTTTGGGGAAGGCCCCATTTATCTGCATGCATAACATCCTGCTGGTCTGCTTCATGAGGTATCATTGGAAAAGCCATCATCTGCTATTACTGTCTTGTTAAAATGTGCAAAAATTGTGTAGGGATCCTTGCTGTGTCCCCATTACTGAAagacactggctgtgtctagactggcaagattttccgcaaaagcagttgcttttgcggaaaaacttgccagctgtctacactggccgcttgaatttctgcaagaacactgaggatctcatgtaagattgtcagtgttcttgcggaaatgctatgctgctcccgtttgggcaaaagccctcttgccaaatgcttttgcacaagagggccagtgtagacaacgcggtattgttttgcgcaaaaaagccccaatcgcgaaaatggcaatcggggctttcttgctcaaaaagtgcttttgcagaaaagcatctatgccagtctagacgctcttttccgcaaatgcttttaacggaaaaacttttccgttaaaagcatttgcggaaaatcatgccagtctagatgtagccactgagtCTGGGAAATCCCAGCCTCACTCCTCCAAATTAAAAAAGGACTGGTCACAGCTGTTACAAAACTATTAGCTACAGCAGAActtctctgtcacccattcccagcttctgacgaacagtggctagggacaccatccctgcctgtcCTAACAGCCAtgaatggacctatcctccctgaatttatctagctctttttttggccttcacaactctGACAAAGTGGGGATTATATTTGTCATGTTGTATGGGAGTTCTACTGTCCTATAGTAACTAcatgggtgcctcagtttcccagggcaCAGCACCAAAAGACAATGGTGGGAATTTTGGGTGTGACTCACTGAGGGAGGCTACTCTAGCCACAGCATTTGCACAATAGCCATAACTTGAACTGagggcgcgggggggaggggggaggctttgCCCAGAAAGGAGATCAAAGGGCAGATGAGGGGGCTGGGGCTAGGCTGCCGTGGGGGGTGGCAGTGACAGTTAGTTAGTCTCTgttggcttggggtgcaggatgctGGCTCTAGACTTCtctctccccaagatggattgctTTTGAGTTTGTGCTCACAAGTGTGTTCTACGCTGTGTCCCAGTCAACTAATAAACCCTGTTTTACTTTCTGGCTGAGTCTCCTTTCAGTACTGAtgagggtgcagggcctggtgactcccccacacctCGGTGACATTGGTGGCAGAGATGGGATGCACTACACCTGTGGATGGAGCATCCAGCAGTAAGTGACAAGGGCACAGTAGGAAGAAGGAGAACTAGTAAGAGCCAGCTGTGCTGAAGGTGAGCAAGGTGCAGGTCCAAGAAGCAGAGAAGCCTAACCGGAGAGTGTGGTTCCCAAGAAGGGGGTGTCACACTCAAGAAGGGGCTCCTCCTGGGAACCATGGGAATTGGTCCCAGAAGTCAGAAGAGCCTACAGCCTAACTCATAGGAGGAGATATGAGTTCTGGAGACTGGCACACTGAAGGGGTTCTTCCTGGGGAACTGTGGGGCACTGCAAGCAGTGTCCCTGGGGAACAGCAGGGAGAGGGACTAGAACTGTCTCGTTAAAGAGAACGTTGTTGAGCTATGCAAGGAGAGAAGGCTGCAAACTAACCAACTGACCAAAGCCCAGCTAACTGTCAGTTGGAAGAGAATGATCGCTCCACGGAGCTGGTTCCTGTCCCAACTGGGCACCACCAGACAGCCCCTGAGGGCACGTCACACCCCGTCCTTAACCAGGTGAGGTCTGAAGTGGCTGAAGGCAACCAGGCGAACCCAGGGGCCACTAGCACCCACTCGACCAGCAGCAGTTCGGATTCCCCCTTAGTGAAGCTGTCTCAGCTGGAAATCCAACTATAAACTATGGCTAAAAGAACTGGAGGGTCAGGAGAGACAGCGGCAGCACGAGCTGACCATGATCATTCTGAGGCAGAAACATCGCTGCTGCAGTGAGTGAGGAGGAGCCCAGACGACTCAGGACTGCATGGAACTTTGATCTGAACATGCTGTCCCAAtttcaggggaaggggaggagacagacgCCTTCCTCACTGCCTGTGAGAGCGCCTGCGATCTGCACCGGGCAAACCCAGCTCTGGCAGCTCACCCCCTTACGGGATCCCAGCCCAAAAGGACACTCAGCCAGATGGACGGGGTAGAGGCAAGGCACTCTGAGATGTTGCACAGGTGTGGGCTGACCCCCCAAGGCAAACAGGAAAAGATTCTGGAGCTCTCAGAAGTCCCCGGGGAGACCTACCTGGAGCTGGCCCTCTGCATGGGGCGATACACCTGCAAATGGGCAGACGGGGCTGCGGCCCAGACCAAGGAGGACCTGGGTGAACTGATGGTGCTGGAGCAGCTGTATGAATGCTGCCCCCCAACCTGTGACTGTGGCTGGTGGACAAGAATCCGAAAGACCTGCCCAGTACAGGGAGGCTGGCTGAGGAGTTTACAGACAGCCACTCCGGGCTCATAACCATGCAGAAGGGGAGTCATTCGGGGACCCCAGAAGGGGGACTCAGGCAAACTCCTCCCAAAGGgaacagactagggatgttaaatgtcggttaactgaagtcgattaacctcatgaattcttattggtcagTTGGCTATTCTGgagtccctgggggcagccagtgcactccagcccctcttccagggagccccctgccactccgcattGCTGACTCTctaccagaagcagcagcacggggtgtcaggtgggagctgatccatgaggggagacagtttaaaaaccagttaccctcatggaccagctgcctgccatgctgcactggtagcagcagcccctgtccgggggcaGGCTCTGAGCTCCCAAATCCAGCACAAGCCAGgctgctcctaatacactttaaatgcagagccacagcgggggtaggtcccagacccagctcaGGCTGGCactgagccatgctgctggcctgcctgctaaaaaatgtagttctggggggaaatgcatgtagtctatagcattaacctataagattttgcttatcagttaatcaactaaattattacatccctagaacagACTATACCAGGGCAGACCAACCTACGCAATGGAACCAACAGGACCTGACCTGTCATTACTGTGAGTAAAGAGGCCACAAGTGGGCCCAATGCCCTAGGTTCCAGGACTGGTTGAGCAAACCAAGACTTCACAGGGTTAACCAGGAGGGaacccagctggaggaggagcagactGCCCAGGTGGgagacatcctctggcaaggagttccataggttgactctaCATTGTGCGAATAAATGCTTCCTTGTCTGTGTTATAAATCTGTTACCTATTTGGTGCTCTTAAGTTCTTTTGTTATGAGTAAATAAATTTCCTCCATGAGTCTCCACACAAGTGCTAATGGTCCCTAATGTCATGGTCGCCTTTTTAACCAACGCTGGATGCCAAGCAGAAGTTCAGAGAAAACTCTCTTCTGCTATTCATAGAACCAAAAGCTGGCAgagagccaggattcctgggttctctcttggACTctaggaggggagcaggggggctgggaactaaggttctctcctggctctgggagctggTGAGTTATAgtggtggagtgggagggaggggttagaagccaggattcctgggttcacTCCTCAGGCTAGGCTAGATCACAGGTTGTTGAGTTTTCCCAGACCCCCTTGTATCATGCCTAGAGATAGACCAAAGCGTTTCAGCCCTCACGGGACAGAAGCTGCAGGAAACAGGAGGGATCAAGGTGACCCCAGTAACCCTGCAAGGGAAGGGAATGAACTAGTCAAGATGTGTCCAGTCTGGGACATATCACCACATGCGGTAGGGGAAGGCAGACCACCCCGAAGGTCTCTGCTGAGGTGAGCAGGGAGGGAGATACCTTCCCAACTCTATATGGCTGGGCCCTGAGTGTAAGATGCACTAGCCAGACAACTGGAACAGGTTTGCTCATAACAACTAGCAGTAGCTGATCCAAGGACGTGACCGACCGAGATTCCATAGAAGGAGTCGGCAGCAAACTTAGGAACCCAACTGGGGATCTGCAGGGGATTGTCAGGTCAGCCAAATTTCACTAGGATCTGGATAATAGCTGAGCGggtaggaggagaagggggagtaCCTCTGCAAGTTCTGGGGTTTGGGATCTGGTTCAGGTGGGTTTGCACACACAACTCCACCCCTGAAGAAAACAAGACACCAGGGCTGTCTACTTACCACTTCTAGGAAGAAATCCACGTGCGGCCTCTTATGTACAAAAAAGCGGACGGGGTGTTTGTCTATGACaacctgcagaccagagagaagaTGGGTATAGCAGGGTCCTGGGCAGATGCTGAGACCCTAGAGCTGCCTGACACTGGCACTGGCACAAGCTAACCATACACCCCCAACTCTGCTAGACTTACCCCATCTCTTTTTACAGACAGCACTGCCGCCCTCTGAGAGGAGAGGTCCCGTGTCCCATTCCTTGCCTCCCAGAACCTGCCATTCTTTGCCCTGGGACCAGATGGAAATCAGTGTCCCATGGATGGGACAggtcctctgccccattccctgggCTCCCGAGCCAGACAACCTCTGCCCTGGAGTCAGGTGGGAGCAGTGCCtcctagaggggaaaggccctAGACAGTCTGACTTTGGGCATAGGCACCCCACAAACCCAGAGAGAACTAAGCTTCTGAAGGATGTGGCCATGGTGGGGGCTCAGTGTAGGACCTCCATTATTTacttagggcagtggttcccaacctgtggtccacagcCCCTGGTAGTCTGTGACAATACTGTAGGGGGTCTCCGGAAAGTTTAAAAGTGTTCCctgtaaagggggggggggggggggagagaagcagcccagcttcccaggtgattaatcagccccacccagtcatctctgcactgagccctgagcttctgactGGGTAGGGCTGCCCCCAGAGCTCACAGCCggggtcaccaacccgtcgatcgcgatCAACAGGTCAATCGCAAGGCTTTCgggcacccccgcccccccattttccccccatccccgagaagccccactacctacctctagtgtagtgctggcttcccgcggggtggacggaagtcctgggTGAAACGTGCGTCACTTCCAGGGGCTCcggaagtgcgcaggctgctcccctcccacagctctgtcacgtgctggggaagggggcatcGGCTCCAGAAGAGGAGTCCAGTGGCTTCCctgggaggggtgagttgagcgcagggATTTCCCTGCACCGCGGGAGCGGGGGTCAGCTCCGGGGTTTGGCCTGGGGAGGCTCCCGCGGGGGTTTGGCCGCAcagtgggaggggggtttggccccagagAAGGCGcccatgggggtttggccccaccgCGGAAGAGGCagcttggccctggggcaggcacccgCAGGTGTTGGCCCTGCTGCAGGTTGGCCAGGCcacgctgtgggaggggggtttggccccggggcaggccccCGCAGGGGTTGGCCCTGCTCcaggacccgggggggggggtgttggctggGTCGGGccatgctgtgggagggggggtttGGCCCCTGGGGCAGGTGCCCACTGGGGTTtgccctgctgcaggaggggaggggaggggaggccaggccacgctgtgggaggggggtttggccccagggcaggcgcctGCAAGGGTTGACCGTGCTGCAGAAGGGAGTTGGccgcgctgcggggggggggggggggtgagcggggggggggggggggcattggggcAGGCACACACAGAGTTTCCCTGCGCCGCAGGGGGGAGTCAGGCCCGGAGAAGGCACATGCTGGCTTCCCTTGGAGGGGGTAGGGAATCCTAGGAGgcggcagatgcaggggactctgctgccactggcaccccaccccGTCCGCACTCCCCAGACCCTACTCCCCTGTCcgagctacagaactctgtccccatcccATCCTCAGctacagaaccctgtcctctgccctcccagcaccctgttccctctcccctgcccccagccgcagaactctgtccccacaaaatgtataattataaatgcttcattttagatttaaatagcatgaataaaaaacagaccatttatttcataactataaacacgtgttTTAAtgttatatatcgcataattttaaaataaactgtttatcagagtgtgtaagtaagggctggggatagcaagtgatggacaggaggagaatagagagggcggggcttcaaggaaggggcggggcggtagagcttcacctgttctgagatttaaaaagtgatcttgggtgtaaaaaggttggagaccactgacttacagggaacactgatcaggCCCACTGAAGAACTGGGGCTTTCCACCAGGCAATTCTCTCCCAGGACTCACCGTTCATGACCACCCGCCCTCCCACTGAAGCTGCACTGCCATTTAcacttttctttccctctcccagggCTCCATGCCCAGCCAAGGGTGgagtgccagggcaggagctgcctttggccacgAGAGCCCCCTCACCATATCCTCCGTGGATGGGCAGAagctgaggaagcagcacaggccaaGGGTcatgctggctgctgcttcccttgaCCCAGAATGGTGAAAGGCAGGGACTGGAAACTGACAGGCTCCAAGCCTGCAGACGCACTACATGGATAAAAAGTCCGGGTGCGCCAGTGGTTTGCcttgctgggctgggcagcaaCCCTGGGACATGCTGTGGACTCTGCTGGGACACTTGCTTGCAGAGTCTGGGTTTGTTTGCTTGAAGgcacagagcctctcagctcccattggctgtgaacagcaaacagcagccaatgggagctgagaagctcCATGCCCTGCAGTCCACATGTCCCTCACCCACACTGTCCTCTGGAGTCAGCTTAGAAATGGGTCAGTCACCTTTTACCATGTTTTCTCTTTTGAAACGATCATATTATGTGAATACGTCACCCTATTCTAACCGTTCAAAAGCTGTTAGAGCAGCTTGAAGGGTTTAGTTGGGCAGCTAGAAAAAATAGATCAGTGgatccaataaaaaaaaatatacagCACCTCAAAGTTGTTACATTTCTACGTGGACACCCTGCATTCTCTCTCAGTGCTACTATATTTGTTCAGATAACATGAActattatacatttcaaatgattCTCAAGTAATGGAAGGTTTGAAAACAGCTAAATTGTTTGGGGAGGTCTGTAAAATTTCAATAGACTGAAAAGAGGGCCATATGCGCGAAAAGGATGGCTTAGGGGGTTGCACAGTGCTCAGGGGCTGAATCTCATTCATGCCAAGAGGCCATTTTCCCACCCCCCCACTGGCCAGGCAGTGAACTCCTCATTGCTGGCCCCAGCTTACCTTGAGGATAAAGTCAGGAGGCGTCCCTGGCCGCACTGTGGGTCGCAGCACCCCATCATGGTGGGAGTGAATCAATGTCTCATCCAGGTCGAGGACCAGTATCTTCCTCTTCAcctggtctggggggaggggaagggagaggacagCTGTCAGAGGGGGCCTCCACCCAATCAAAGTCAGCCCTGAATAACAGGCAGCCccctggcagggctgccccaCCATTAGACTTACCTGTGGTAGGGTTGACCGATGAGCCTGGGTTCATTGGTTAACCCTTACAGTTACACAcaagctgcctctgatacagaggaagcagcatgggggaggagcaggcatacgctccctgcaagcaccagctcctgcttcctccccccacaagcactggctccttcccctctccccacccctccccctccccgcatgTAAACATTTAACCACTGAAAAAACACAgctgttacatgtttacacaaatgtATTTAAACTTCCCTAATCTTTGGTATGGTTTAGATGCAGCCattgcagggcagacaccccataACTCATGAAATCTAGGGAATCCCTCCTGTTCCGTGGctcggaggggagcagggtctagtgTTAAGCGCCAGGACTCCCGGATTCTCTCCCTGGCAGCGGCATTACCAAAGCAGGGACCAGAACCCAGGAATCTGAGCTTTTCTCCACTAACCCTCCCATCTCTTCCCGCTCCAACGGCCATCTCCCCACCAGCAGCCCTGTGCCACCAAGGGGGCCCAGCCTCAGGGACCCCTTGCAGCCAAGGGGCAGGTATCAGAGGTTAAAGTAACACATTTTTTACAAGTACTCTCCTATCACAAttcagggggaagagagggagactGCATGtgtttttcctgtttgctgtgactagggagtgaagggaaagtgcagagCCTGCTGCGTTTGACCTCTGGGATAGAAGAGTCAAGGAGGGAGGGtcacctccagccagcccctgtaAGCTGCCTGCTGCTGAGCCCCACCCGTCCCCCAGCAGCCAAGTGCCCCAGCCACACTGGGGCGTACCAGCTCACTTTCACCTTTGGCAGGGAGACTTACTGAGCCGGTTCcgtgaggcaggagagagggggaggacgTCGTAGCGCACCGTCTGGTACTGGATCACCTGCCACAAGAGCAAAGCGGGACAGGC includes:
- the CTDNEP1 gene encoding CTD nuclear envelope phosphatase 1 isoform X1, which encodes MRAAAVATAQLEVPFLRAQLPPPQRPGSGWSGNDPAATAAAGGGSEAERRLAELGRTAGGGAGTMRTQCLLGLRASLAFAARLWSFLLYVLRRQVRTVIQYQTVRYDVLPLSPASRNRLNQVKRKILVLDLDETLIHSHHDGVLRPTVRPGTPPDFILKVVIDKHPVRFFVHKRPHVDFFLEVVSQWYELVVFTASMEIYGSAVADKLDNNRSILGRRYYRQHCTLELGSYIKDLSVVHSDLSSIVILDNSPGAYRSHPDNAIPIKSWFSDPSDTALLNLLPMLDALRFTADVRSVLSRNLHQHRLW
- the CTDNEP1 gene encoding CTD nuclear envelope phosphatase 1 isoform X2; protein product: MRAAAVATAQLEVPFLRAQLPPPQRPGSGWSGNDPAATAAAGGGSEAERRLAELGRTAGGGAGTMRTQCLLGLRASLAFAARLWSFLLYVLRRQVIQYQTVRYDVLPLSPASRNRLNQVKRKILVLDLDETLIHSHHDGVLRPTVRPGTPPDFILKVVIDKHPVRFFVHKRPHVDFFLEVVSQWYELVVFTASMEIYGSAVADKLDNNRSILGRRYYRQHCTLELGSYIKDLSVVHSDLSSIVILDNSPGAYRSHPDNAIPIKSWFSDPSDTALLNLLPMLDALRFTADVRSVLSRNLHQHRLW